The Nostoc sp. 'Lobaria pulmonaria (5183) cyanobiont' genome window below encodes:
- a CDS encoding 3-hydroxyacyl-CoA dehydrogenase family protein — MNIQTVGVVGAGVMGVGVAQNLAQTGHKVVLVDISENILDKAKHEIRNNIRFQGFFKKNDNTQTPDSILSKIEFSTYYKSLENADFIIENVTEKWDIKRKVYPLLDSICLPDCVFAANTSAIPITRIASVTKRAEKVVGIHFMNPVPMKPMVEMIRGYHTSETTIETAKKMLAQMGKEYIIVNDSPGFVSNRVLMLTINEAVFLLQDQVATAEDVDKIFKGCFGHKMGPLETADLIGLDTILFSIEVLYENFNDSKYRPCTLLKKMVDAGLHGRKSGKGFYVYQ; from the coding sequence ATGAACATTCAAACAGTAGGTGTTGTTGGTGCAGGGGTAATGGGAGTAGGGGTTGCACAAAACCTCGCTCAAACAGGTCATAAAGTGGTTCTTGTAGATATTTCTGAAAATATCCTGGATAAAGCTAAACACGAAATCAGAAATAATATCCGCTTTCAGGGTTTTTTCAAAAAAAATGACAACACACAAACTCCAGATAGTATCCTCAGTAAAATAGAGTTTTCAACATACTATAAAAGTTTAGAAAATGCAGATTTTATCATAGAAAATGTCACAGAAAAATGGGATATTAAAAGAAAGGTTTATCCCCTACTAGATTCTATTTGCCTCCCAGATTGTGTATTTGCTGCTAACACATCAGCAATTCCCATTACCCGCATAGCTTCAGTCACCAAGCGTGCCGAGAAAGTTGTTGGTATCCACTTTATGAATCCTGTACCAATGAAGCCAATGGTGGAGATGATTCGCGGCTATCATACCTCTGAAACAACAATTGAAACAGCAAAAAAAATGTTGGCTCAGATGGGTAAAGAATACATCATTGTCAATGATTCACCAGGTTTTGTTTCCAACCGCGTGTTGATGTTAACTATTAACGAAGCTGTTTTTCTATTACAAGACCAAGTTGCTACAGCAGAAGATGTAGACAAAATCTTTAAAGGCTGTTTTGGTCACAAAATGGGGCCCTTAGAAACAGCAGATTTAATTGGGCTAGACACAATTTTATTTTCTATCGAAGTCTTGTACGAAAACTTTAACGATAGCAAGTATAGGCCATGCACCTTACTCAAAAAAATGGTGGATGCAGGGTTGCATGGTAGAAAAAGTGGTAAAGGGTTTTACGTATATCAATAA
- a CDS encoding acyl carrier protein → MNEIQTKIKNFLSKFFGNHNLQPDEDIFALGFVNSMFAMQLVLFVEQEFKIAIENEDLEFENFRTINSLTNLIERKTAIFVQ, encoded by the coding sequence ATGAACGAAATTCAAACTAAAATCAAAAATTTTCTCTCAAAATTTTTTGGCAATCATAATTTACAACCAGATGAAGACATTTTTGCTCTAGGTTTTGTCAATTCTATGTTTGCTATGCAACTTGTTTTATTTGTAGAACAAGAATTTAAGATTGCTATTGAAAACGAGGACTTGGAATTTGAAAATTTCCGTACAATCAACTCTCTCACCAATTTAATTGAACGTAAAACTGCTATTTTCGTGCAGTAA
- a CDS encoding acyl-CoA dehydrogenase family protein: MKLELSTQQKNAKAEFRAFVNQEICPDAGEWDRKEFTPPELIKKIAQRGFLGAILPQEYGGQGMDMITYGILNEEIGRGCSSVRSLLTVHNMVAHALCKWGNKSQKQYWLPKFASGETIAAFALSEPNIGSDAKSVETTATLAGDVYFLNGQKKWITYGQIADVFLVFAKCEGKPTAFLVEKNSPELSVKPMSGILGVRASMSAELHFSNCQVSLENLVGKLGFGFSYIAATALDYGRYSVASGCVGIAQACLEACIKYTNERKQFGVYLKEHQLIRQMISQMITNVKAARLLCYQAGYLKDINDPNSILETSIAKYFASTVATKIANDAVQIHGGNGCSSEYPVERYLRDSKIMEIIEGTTQIQEITIADSGYQDYLFSTVTTGFEKKLAKKS; the protein is encoded by the coding sequence ATGAAGCTGGAACTGTCTACTCAACAAAAAAACGCTAAGGCTGAATTTAGAGCTTTTGTTAATCAGGAAATATGCCCTGATGCTGGCGAATGGGATAGGAAAGAATTTACCCCGCCAGAACTAATTAAGAAAATAGCTCAACGTGGTTTTCTCGGTGCTATATTACCCCAAGAATATGGCGGACAAGGAATGGACATGATTACCTATGGCATTCTCAACGAGGAAATTGGACGGGGATGTTCTTCTGTGCGGAGTTTGCTGACAGTTCACAACATGGTGGCTCATGCTTTGTGTAAATGGGGTAATAAATCTCAAAAACAGTATTGGCTTCCTAAATTTGCATCTGGTGAAACTATTGCTGCTTTTGCGTTAAGCGAACCTAATATAGGTAGCGATGCTAAAAGTGTAGAAACAACAGCAACACTTGCTGGTGATGTTTATTTCTTAAATGGGCAAAAGAAATGGATTACCTATGGACAAATAGCAGATGTATTTTTGGTCTTTGCTAAATGTGAGGGAAAACCCACTGCTTTTTTAGTTGAAAAAAATAGTCCTGAACTGTCAGTAAAACCAATGTCTGGGATTTTAGGTGTTAGGGCTTCAATGTCAGCAGAATTGCACTTTAGTAACTGTCAGGTTTCTTTAGAAAATTTAGTAGGTAAACTGGGTTTTGGATTTTCCTACATTGCTGCTACTGCACTTGATTATGGTAGATATAGTGTGGCATCAGGTTGTGTAGGTATTGCTCAAGCTTGTTTGGAAGCTTGCATCAAGTATACAAACGAACGAAAACAGTTTGGCGTTTACCTTAAAGAACATCAATTAATCCGCCAAATGATTAGTCAGATGATCACTAACGTGAAAGCAGCAAGACTGCTGTGTTATCAAGCTGGTTATCTCAAAGATATTAACGACCCAAACTCAATTTTAGAAACTTCTATTGCTAAGTACTTTGCATCTACAGTAGCTACTAAAATAGCAAATGATGCTGTGCAAATTCATGGTGGCAATGGTTGTAGTAGTGAGTACCCAGTGGAAAGGTATTTACGTGACTCTAAAATCATGGAAATCATTGAAGGTACTACTCAAATTCAAGAAATTACTATCGCCGACTCAGGTTATCAAGATTATCTTTTTTCAACTGTTACTACTGGCTTTGAAAAGAAATTAGCAAAGAAAAGTTAA
- a CDS encoding HAD-IIIC family phosphatase, with protein sequence MISSQQQDVNSKQKDKKVIKCVVWDLDNTLWHGVLLEDDKVSVRENIVNLIQTLDSRGIIQSIASKNEYTTAIAKLKEFGLKEYFLYPQINWNSKAASIKEIAKSLNIGMDAISFIDDQLFELEEVKFSLPEILCINADEIENILDMPVMNPRFITEDSQIRRLMYASDIERQNAEKEFVGTADEFLATLNMNFTISSAKEEDLQRAEELTLRTNQLNTTGYTYSYDELNHFRQSDNHKLLIASLEDKYGSYGKIGLVLIKCESNLWTIKLLLMSCRVMSRGVGTIMMNHIMSLAQSNNVHLCAEFVPNDRNRMMYISYKFAGFKEINNNSNLVIFENDLTRIQPVPSYVNFQVIA encoded by the coding sequence ATGATTAGTAGCCAACAACAAGACGTAAATAGTAAACAAAAAGACAAAAAAGTTATTAAATGTGTCGTTTGGGATTTAGATAATACCCTATGGCACGGAGTTTTGCTGGAAGATGATAAAGTCTCTGTGCGAGAAAATATAGTAAATCTTATTCAGACTTTAGATAGTCGTGGTATCATACAATCTATAGCTAGTAAGAACGAATATACTACAGCAATAGCTAAACTAAAAGAGTTTGGTTTAAAAGAGTATTTTTTATATCCACAAATAAATTGGAACTCTAAGGCTGCTTCTATCAAAGAAATTGCTAAATCTCTTAATATTGGGATGGATGCTATCTCTTTTATCGACGATCAATTATTTGAACTAGAAGAAGTAAAATTTTCTTTACCAGAAATCCTGTGTATAAACGCAGATGAGATAGAGAACATTTTAGATATGCCTGTCATGAATCCACGTTTTATTACGGAAGATTCACAAATCAGAAGATTGATGTATGCTAGTGATATTGAGCGTCAAAATGCAGAAAAAGAATTTGTTGGCACAGCAGATGAATTTCTAGCTACTCTCAATATGAATTTCACTATATCTTCTGCTAAAGAAGAAGACTTGCAGCGTGCAGAAGAATTAACACTACGAACCAACCAATTGAATACAACTGGTTATACTTATTCCTACGATGAACTCAATCATTTTCGCCAATCAGACAACCATAAACTGCTGATTGCAAGTCTGGAAGATAAGTATGGTAGCTATGGTAAGATAGGTTTAGTTCTGATTAAATGTGAGTCTAATTTATGGACAATCAAGCTTTTGCTAATGTCTTGTCGCGTCATGTCGAGGGGAGTTGGGACAATAATGATGAATCATATTATGAGTCTAGCTCAAAGCAATAATGTCCATCTTTGTGCAGAGTTTGTACCAAACGATCGCAACAGAATGATGTATATATCTTATAAATTTGCAGGTTTTAAAGAGATTAATAATAATAGTAACTTGGTTATTTTTGAAAATGATTTAACTCGAATTCAACCTGTACCTTCCTATGTAAATTTCCAAGTAATTGCTTAG